The following proteins are encoded in a genomic region of Cellulomonas sp. ES6:
- the ilvA gene encoding threonine ammonia-lyase, whose protein sequence is MSFLEDARAAARLLDGVATRTPVESSRALSQVAGVPVHLKCENLQRAGSFKIRGAYVRMSRLSPEEKARGVVAASAGNHAQGVALAAQLLGIDAVVYMPVDAALPKIAATKEYGAEVRPHGHSVDEALVAARAEAERTGRVLIHPFDHADIVAGQGTLALEILEQVPDVRTIVVPLGGGGLAAGIQAVVAEAAPHVRVIGVQAARAAAYPASLVAGEPVPAPELHTMADGIAVGTPGRVPFDVLRRHACEVRTVSEEDLSRALLLVAERAKLLVEPSGAAGVAAVMAAGAGDLEGAVVVVLSGGNIDPLVLLRVVRHGLAVSGRYLQLRVRVHDTPGALAGLLRELAAAGGNVMHVSHVRTGVDLEIDEVEIEVQVETKGPEHCARLLQSLRDAGFRLSEH, encoded by the coding sequence GTGAGCTTCCTGGAGGACGCCCGGGCGGCCGCGCGCCTGCTGGACGGGGTGGCCACCCGGACGCCGGTGGAGTCGTCCCGGGCGCTGTCGCAGGTCGCCGGCGTCCCGGTGCACCTCAAGTGCGAGAACCTGCAGCGGGCCGGGTCGTTCAAGATCCGCGGCGCGTACGTGCGCATGTCGCGGCTGTCGCCCGAGGAGAAGGCCCGCGGGGTCGTCGCCGCCAGCGCCGGCAACCACGCGCAGGGCGTCGCGCTCGCCGCGCAGCTGCTCGGCATCGACGCGGTCGTGTACATGCCGGTCGACGCGGCGCTGCCGAAGATCGCCGCCACGAAGGAGTACGGGGCGGAGGTGCGCCCCCACGGGCACAGCGTCGACGAGGCGCTCGTGGCCGCCCGCGCCGAGGCCGAGCGGACCGGGCGGGTGCTCATCCACCCGTTCGACCACGCGGACATCGTCGCCGGGCAGGGCACGCTCGCGCTCGAGATCCTCGAGCAGGTGCCCGACGTCCGGACCATCGTGGTGCCGCTCGGCGGCGGCGGGCTCGCGGCCGGCATCCAGGCGGTCGTCGCCGAGGCGGCGCCCCACGTCCGGGTGATCGGCGTCCAGGCGGCCCGCGCGGCGGCGTACCCGGCGTCCCTCGTCGCGGGGGAGCCCGTGCCGGCGCCCGAGCTGCACACCATGGCCGACGGCATCGCGGTCGGCACGCCCGGACGGGTGCCGTTCGACGTGCTGCGGCGCCACGCCTGCGAGGTGCGCACCGTCTCCGAGGAGGACCTGTCCCGGGCGCTGCTGCTCGTCGCGGAGCGCGCGAAGCTGCTCGTCGAGCCGTCCGGCGCCGCCGGGGTCGCGGCCGTCATGGCCGCCGGCGCCGGGGACCTCGAGGGAGCCGTGGTGGTCGTGCTGTCCGGCGGCAACATCGACCCCCTGGTGCTGCTCCGGGTCGTCCGGCACGGGCTCGCCGTCTCCGGTCGGTACCTGCAGCTGCGGGTGCGCGTCCACGACACCCCGGGCGCGCTCGCGGGGCTGCTGCGTGAGCTCGCGGCCGCCGGCGGCAACGTCATGCACGTGTCGCACGTCCGCACCGGGGTGGACCTGGAGATCGACGAGGTCGAGATCGAGGTCCAGGTGGAGACCAAGGGCCCCGAGCACTGCGCGCGCCTCCTGCAGAGCCTGCGCGACGCCGGCTTCCGCCTGTCCGAGCACTGA
- a CDS encoding nitrilase-related carbon-nitrogen hydrolase: MTVDPPVRPAVRVTLGQLRVSDDHDANREVVRRAFDTAARARADVLVLPEYASGFDPRGTGPEHAEPLDGPFVSSLRERAAAHGVAVVAGTTLPGSRADRAANAVVAVDAAGAVVGVYRKVHLYDAFGHRESDRLEPGPADAAPLTLDVAGLRFGVLTCYDLRFPESARRAVDAGADVLVVPAAWAAGPLKEHHWRTLATARAIENTVVVLAVGQAGRGVTGRSLVVGPDGVAGLELGTEPELRTVDLDPSALADVRAVNPSLDHRRYRVVPVA; encoded by the coding sequence GTGACCGTCGACCCGCCCGTCCGGCCCGCCGTGCGGGTGACGCTCGGCCAGCTGCGGGTCAGCGACGACCACGACGCGAACCGCGAGGTGGTCCGGCGGGCCTTCGACACCGCGGCGCGCGCCCGGGCCGACGTGCTCGTGCTGCCGGAGTACGCCTCGGGGTTCGACCCGCGCGGCACCGGGCCGGAGCACGCCGAGCCGCTCGACGGCCCGTTCGTCTCGTCGCTGCGCGAGCGTGCCGCCGCCCACGGCGTCGCGGTGGTCGCCGGCACCACCCTCCCGGGGTCCCGGGCGGACCGTGCGGCGAACGCCGTCGTCGCGGTGGACGCCGCGGGCGCGGTCGTCGGCGTCTACCGCAAGGTGCACCTGTACGACGCGTTCGGGCACCGCGAGTCCGACCGGCTGGAGCCCGGGCCGGCCGACGCCGCCCCGCTGACGCTCGACGTCGCCGGCCTGCGGTTCGGCGTGCTCACCTGCTACGACCTGCGGTTCCCCGAGTCGGCGCGGCGCGCGGTCGACGCGGGGGCGGACGTGCTGGTGGTCCCGGCGGCGTGGGCGGCGGGTCCCCTCAAGGAGCATCACTGGCGGACGCTGGCGACGGCGCGCGCCATCGAGAACACCGTGGTGGTCCTCGCGGTCGGCCAGGCCGGGCGCGGCGTGACGGGCCGGTCCCTCGTCGTCGGCCCGGACGGCGTCGCCGGGCTCGAGCTGGGCACGGAGCCGGAGCTGCGCACGGTCGACCTGGACCCCTCGGCGCTCGCCGACGTGCGCGCGGTGAACCCGTCGCTGGACCATCGCCGGTACCGCGTCGTCCCGGTCGCCTGA
- the greA gene encoding transcription elongation factor GreA has translation MTDTTQAATWLTQEAYDRLKAELEHLEGPGRAEVTERIAAARDEGDLKENGGYHAAREEQAKQEARIRELKEKLRNVQIGTPPDDGVVEPGMVVTAVVAGDEMTFLLGSREIAGSADIEVFSPTSPLGASINGRQVGDTVAYTAPNGREIPVEIKAAKPFEG, from the coding sequence GTGACCGACACGACGCAGGCCGCCACCTGGCTGACGCAGGAGGCCTACGACCGCCTCAAGGCGGAGCTCGAGCACCTCGAGGGCCCGGGACGCGCCGAGGTCACCGAGCGCATCGCCGCCGCGCGTGACGAGGGCGACCTCAAGGAGAACGGCGGCTACCACGCGGCGCGCGAGGAGCAGGCCAAGCAGGAGGCCCGCATCCGCGAGCTCAAGGAGAAGCTGCGCAACGTGCAGATCGGCACCCCGCCGGACGACGGCGTCGTGGAGCCGGGCATGGTCGTGACCGCCGTCGTGGCGGGTGACGAGATGACGTTCCTCCTGGGCTCCCGCGAGATCGCCGGCAGCGCGGACATCGAGGTCTTCTCCCCGACGTCGCCGCTCGGCGCCTCCATCAACGGCCGGCAGGTCGGCGACACGGTGGCCTACACCGCGCCGAACGGCCGCGAGATCCCCGTCGAGATCAAGGCCGCGAAGCCCTTCGAGGGCTGA
- a CDS encoding isoprenyl transferase: MRLPHPLYGLYERRLAASLPRDRVPRHVGVILDGNRRWARQLGESTATGHRRGADRIADLLQWGEEVGVEVVTLWMLSTDNLTRDPEELEALLGIIEDAVRELAATRQWRLQAVGSLDLLPERTRGILRDAESATADVAGLHVNVAIGYGGRREIADAVRSYLAERAAEGASLDEIAATFDVEHIADHLYTKGQPDPDLVIRTSGEQRLGGFMLWQSVHSEYYFCEAYWPDFRRVDFLRAVRDYAARERRHGR, encoded by the coding sequence GTGCGCCTGCCCCACCCGCTCTACGGGTTGTACGAGCGTCGGCTGGCCGCCTCGCTGCCACGCGACCGGGTGCCCCGGCACGTCGGGGTCATCCTCGACGGCAACCGGCGCTGGGCCCGCCAGCTCGGGGAGTCGACCGCCACCGGGCACCGGCGCGGCGCCGACCGGATCGCGGACCTGCTGCAGTGGGGCGAGGAGGTCGGCGTCGAGGTCGTCACGCTCTGGATGCTCTCGACCGACAACCTCACGCGGGACCCCGAGGAGCTCGAGGCGCTGCTCGGCATCATCGAGGACGCCGTGCGCGAGCTCGCGGCGACGCGGCAGTGGCGGCTGCAGGCCGTCGGGTCGCTCGACCTCCTGCCGGAGCGGACGCGCGGCATCCTGCGGGACGCCGAGTCCGCGACCGCCGACGTCGCCGGGCTGCACGTGAACGTCGCGATCGGCTACGGCGGCCGCCGCGAGATCGCCGACGCGGTGCGGTCCTACCTCGCCGAGCGCGCGGCCGAGGGTGCGTCGCTGGACGAGATCGCCGCGACGTTCGACGTGGAGCACATCGCGGACCACCTGTACACGAAGGGCCAGCCCGACCCGGACCTGGTCATCCGCACCTCCGGGGAGCAGCGGCTCGGGGGGTTCATGCTCTGGCAGTCGGTGCACTCGGAGTACTACTTCTGCGAGGCGTACTGGCCGGACTTCCGGCGGGTCGACTTCCTGCGCGCCGTGCGCGACTACGCCGCGCGGGAGCGCCGGCACGGCCGGTAG
- a CDS encoding GTP pyrophosphokinase family protein, which translates to MSAVQPVRDVPDPAQVRALVREMRRLALTYKFGIDEVMTKIAILRDEFLHMQDDNPVEHVGSRLKSFESIAAKCRRKGIPLDPDAVRAQMFDIAGVRVTCSFVSDIYRLRDMLIGQGDLTLLEERDYIAHPKPNGYQSLHLIVQVPVYLSDRVEDVVVEIQLRTIAMDFWASLEHKIYYKYAGQVPRHLTDSLKLAADVAASLDTSMERIHHEVKALAGEQPVPGPGADDALSPEDLMRSFWPAPDTQLDGEGRPRV; encoded by the coding sequence ATGTCCGCCGTGCAGCCCGTCCGCGACGTCCCCGACCCCGCGCAGGTCCGCGCGCTGGTGCGCGAGATGCGCCGCCTCGCCCTGACGTACAAGTTCGGGATCGACGAGGTCATGACGAAGATCGCGATCCTGCGGGACGAGTTCCTCCACATGCAGGACGACAACCCCGTGGAGCACGTCGGGTCGCGGCTGAAGTCGTTCGAGTCCATCGCGGCCAAGTGCCGGCGCAAGGGCATCCCGCTCGACCCGGACGCCGTGCGCGCCCAGATGTTCGACATCGCCGGCGTGCGGGTGACGTGCTCGTTCGTGTCGGACATCTACCGGCTGCGGGACATGCTGATCGGCCAGGGCGACCTCACCCTGCTCGAGGAGCGCGACTACATCGCCCACCCCAAGCCGAACGGCTACCAGTCGCTCCACCTCATCGTCCAGGTGCCGGTGTACCTGTCCGACCGCGTCGAGGACGTCGTCGTGGAGATCCAGCTCCGGACCATCGCCATGGACTTCTGGGCGAGCCTCGAGCACAAGATCTACTACAAGTACGCCGGCCAGGTGCCCCGCCACCTCACGGACTCGCTCAAGCTCGCGGCCGACGTGGCGGCGTCGCTCGACACGTCGATGGAGCGCATCCACCACGAGGTCAAGGCGCTGGCGGGCGAGCAGCCGGTGCCCGGCCCCGGGGCCGACGACGCGCTCAGCCCGGAGGACCTCATGCGGTCGTTCTGGCCCGCGCCCGACACGCAGCTCGACGGCGAGGGCCGCCCCCGCGTCTGA
- a CDS encoding DUF4307 domain-containing protein has translation MTADAAATPAPPEGRYGRPPTSRRATRAAVAVLAVLGLAVVVWLGVGQARTPVRWDEVGFRVDGPTSTEVTFDVTKDPDATAVCRVQALSEGYAEVGVRTVEVGPAGTRTQRVTATILTAEQAVTAVVESCEPA, from the coding sequence GTGACCGCAGACGCCGCCGCGACGCCGGCACCCCCGGAGGGACGCTACGGGCGCCCGCCGACGTCCCGGCGCGCGACGCGGGCCGCCGTGGCGGTGCTCGCCGTGCTCGGCCTCGCGGTCGTGGTCTGGCTGGGCGTCGGGCAGGCGCGGACGCCCGTGCGCTGGGACGAGGTCGGCTTCCGCGTGGACGGCCCGACGTCGACCGAGGTGACGTTCGACGTCACGAAGGACCCGGACGCCACCGCCGTCTGCCGGGTGCAGGCGCTGTCCGAGGGGTACGCCGAGGTCGGGGTCCGGACGGTCGAGGTCGGCCCCGCGGGCACGCGCACGCAGCGGGTCACGGCGACCATCCTCACCGCCGAGCAGGCCGTGACCGCCGTCGTGGAGTCCTGCGAGCCCGCCTGA
- the mca gene encoding mycothiol conjugate amidase Mca — translation MAVHAHPDDESSKGAATTARYAAEGVDVLVVTCTGGERGDVLNPHHPPVEGGIEGMRAVRRVEMAAAAQALGVRQHWLGFVDSGLPEGDPLPPLPEGCFALVPLEDAARPLVELVRSFRPHVITTYDPTGGYPHPDHVMTHRVAVEAFHAAGDPERYRGAGEPWTPLKLYYNHGFSMARIRAAHEAMVERGLESPFGEWVESRAAREIPEREVTTLVPVGGYFDARDAALRAHATQIDPEGFFFAMPRDLELQVWPHEEYELAESRVPTTLPEDDLFAGVREARA, via the coding sequence ATGGCCGTGCACGCCCACCCGGACGACGAGTCGAGCAAGGGCGCCGCGACGACCGCCCGGTACGCCGCCGAGGGGGTGGACGTGCTCGTCGTCACCTGCACCGGCGGCGAGCGGGGCGACGTGCTCAACCCGCACCACCCGCCGGTCGAGGGCGGCATCGAGGGCATGCGCGCGGTGCGGCGCGTCGAGATGGCCGCGGCCGCGCAGGCGCTCGGCGTCCGGCAGCACTGGCTCGGCTTCGTCGACTCCGGCCTGCCCGAGGGCGACCCGCTGCCGCCGCTGCCCGAGGGCTGCTTCGCCCTGGTCCCGCTGGAGGACGCGGCGCGGCCGCTCGTCGAGCTGGTCCGCTCGTTCCGGCCGCACGTCATCACGACGTACGACCCGACGGGCGGCTACCCGCACCCCGACCACGTGATGACCCACCGGGTCGCGGTGGAGGCGTTCCACGCGGCGGGGGACCCGGAGCGCTACCGCGGGGCCGGCGAGCCGTGGACGCCGCTGAAGCTGTACTACAACCACGGCTTCTCGATGGCCCGCATCCGCGCGGCGCACGAGGCGATGGTCGAGCGGGGCCTGGAGTCGCCGTTCGGCGAGTGGGTCGAGTCCCGCGCCGCCCGCGAGATCCCGGAGCGCGAGGTGACGACCCTGGTCCCCGTCGGCGGGTACTTCGACGCCCGGGACGCCGCGCTGCGCGCGCACGCCACGCAGATCGACCCCGAGGGGTTCTTCTTCGCGATGCCGCGCGACCTCGAGCTGCAGGTGTGGCCGCACGAGGAGTACGAGCTCGCCGAGTCGCGGGTGCCGACCACGCTGCCCGAGGACGACCTGTTCGCCGGCGTGCGCGAGGCCCGCGCATGA
- a CDS encoding hemolysin III family protein, translating into MKVTETAEQVAQAVKPRLRGWIHAGMFPLATAASVVLVVLAPTAPLTIASAVFGGAAMLLFGTSAVYHRGTWSPRVAGVLRRMDHTNIFLVIAGTYTPLAVALLPAATAQTLLVIVWSGALVGLLARVFWLGAPRWVYVPVYIALGWVAVWFLPAFGRAPNGGPEVVWLVAAGGLAYTVGAVVYGLKRPNPSPRWFGFHEIFHLLTVVGFSCHYAAAALAVLR; encoded by the coding sequence GTGAAGGTCACCGAGACCGCCGAGCAGGTCGCGCAGGCCGTCAAGCCGCGGCTGCGCGGGTGGATCCACGCCGGCATGTTCCCGCTGGCCACCGCCGCGTCCGTCGTCCTGGTCGTGCTCGCGCCCACCGCCCCGCTCACGATCGCCTCGGCGGTCTTCGGCGGGGCCGCCATGCTGCTGTTCGGCACCAGCGCCGTCTACCACCGCGGCACGTGGTCGCCCCGGGTCGCCGGCGTCCTGCGCCGCATGGACCACACGAACATCTTCCTCGTCATCGCCGGCACCTACACCCCGCTCGCCGTCGCGCTGCTCCCGGCGGCCACCGCCCAGACACTGCTCGTCATCGTGTGGTCCGGGGCGCTCGTCGGGCTGCTCGCGCGCGTGTTCTGGCTCGGGGCCCCGCGCTGGGTGTACGTGCCCGTGTACATCGCCCTCGGCTGGGTGGCGGTGTGGTTCCTGCCGGCGTTCGGTCGCGCGCCCAACGGCGGCCCCGAGGTCGTGTGGCTCGTCGCCGCCGGCGGCCTCGCGTACACGGTCGGCGCCGTCGTCTACGGGCTGAAGCGGCCGAACCCCAGCCCCCGCTGGTTCGGGTTCCACGAGATCTTCCACCTGCTCACCGTCGTCGGGTTCAGCTGCCACTACGCGGCCGCCGCGCTGGCGGTGCTGCGCTGA